The Vibrio tubiashii ATCC 19109 genome has a segment encoding these proteins:
- a CDS encoding bifunctional GNAT family N-acetyltransferase/hotdog fold thioesterase, with protein sequence MFKLITPKTDNQLNKYYHFRWQMLREPWRMPIGSERDEYDPMSHHRMIVDGRGRPMAIGRLYITPDSEGQIRYMAVKGSRRSKGMGSLVLVALESLARQEGAKRLVCNAREDAISFYEKNGFERRGELTDERGPVRHQQMVKQLDPMANVLRKPEWCTELQERWEHQIPISDKMGIKINQYTGYQFECGAQLNPNLNPHNTMFAGSAFTLATLTGWGMTWLLMKERGLSGDIVLADSQIRYRHPVTQNPVASTSLDGISGDLDRLASGRKARIVIHVTIQSGDQAAVEFIGTYMLIPDYKSVLGDDSSASV encoded by the coding sequence ATGTTTAAGCTGATCACGCCAAAAACAGATAACCAACTGAATAAGTACTATCACTTTCGTTGGCAAATGTTGCGCGAACCGTGGCGAATGCCGATTGGTTCAGAGCGCGATGAATACGATCCGATGAGTCACCACCGCATGATTGTTGATGGTCGTGGCAGACCAATGGCAATCGGGCGTCTGTACATTACGCCAGACAGTGAAGGTCAAATCCGCTACATGGCGGTTAAAGGTTCTCGTCGTAGTAAAGGCATGGGCTCACTTGTCTTGGTGGCGCTTGAATCTTTGGCGCGTCAGGAGGGGGCAAAGCGCTTAGTGTGTAATGCTCGTGAGGATGCGATCTCCTTTTATGAGAAGAATGGTTTTGAGCGACGCGGTGAACTGACCGACGAGCGTGGCCCGGTGAGACACCAGCAAATGGTCAAGCAGCTTGATCCGATGGCGAATGTACTGCGTAAACCAGAGTGGTGTACTGAGCTTCAAGAGCGATGGGAGCATCAAATCCCGATCAGTGACAAGATGGGCATTAAGATAAACCAATACACTGGCTATCAGTTTGAGTGTGGTGCGCAGCTTAACCCGAACCTCAACCCGCATAATACTATGTTTGCTGGCTCAGCGTTTACTTTGGCAACGCTGACTGGTTGGGGAATGACTTGGCTACTGATGAAAGAGCGTGGCTTAAGCGGCGATATTGTGTTGGCCGATAGCCAGATTCGTTACCGACATCCAGTGACGCAAAACCCAGTCGCTTCAACTTCATTAGATGGTATTAGTGGTGACTTAGATCGTTTGGCGTCAGGACGCAAAGCGCGAATTGTCATTCATGTCACGATTCAGAGTGGCGATCAGGCCGCGGTAGAATTCATCGGCACCTATATGCTGATCCCCGACTATAAGTCTGTGCTTGGTGATGACTCTTCAGCGTCGGTGTAA
- a CDS encoding AsmA family protein, with the protein MKKALLLLTILVVSTITLSLLALYTVMQTSYAAKLVTTFINTLTPYQLETTHAEYSPPFQLTLNDVELQHDDKAIQLPKLTLWLSQFPWQQGKLSFDSILVEGASLDLNELESPLFEQVKLHQLAFKHVDISANKWSARGVNMQIENPVWHSYQHGLPYGDIQLSVEQLYMQGEALDNVLVDMRYQAANSTIFGSSFNWRGANISGQAEQYPQGWSLINVTIDQLKLPLSSQIETLSTTFRNLNLPIYHINSLDILNSSFNYRHWRFEHLDASLEDLDLTQPVWQQQSGYASFNAENIGNGELQLFSPRAKLAFASNQIRIEEFDADFKQGRVQLQGTVSPQTISLSQLKLAGIKWLEQTEQLIPNLKKATAAVKHLAIDQLEVENSQFIQVEKQPYWQVSGLNIEGSDLTLIDQDKHGLLEGKLEISANAASIDKLLTTQAHLTAHASNNKLTLDRAFIPLEQGYIEANGIWDRSTLSAPWQLTLHADGLPLEHYLLQQTLPFSLTGLAEVEVEVKGLSGDYSMLSHSLSGKITTYLHQTILEAKSVDGEQEYRHPLDLGAIEMIADRGRISVSSSTNHSQVAGEMDLTKPQFATLLFKSQQECLELWSDILNGANVIKQTCQADKPKPESAAQEANAYTDAEESSPSTDL; encoded by the coding sequence GTGAAAAAAGCACTCTTGCTGCTTACTATTCTAGTGGTCAGTACCATCACTCTATCCTTACTTGCGTTGTATACGGTCATGCAAACTAGCTATGCCGCAAAACTCGTCACCACTTTTATTAATACCCTGACACCTTATCAACTCGAAACCACCCACGCTGAATATTCTCCACCATTCCAACTGACGTTAAACGACGTTGAGCTGCAACATGACGACAAGGCGATCCAGCTCCCTAAGCTCACTTTATGGCTGAGCCAATTCCCTTGGCAGCAAGGCAAATTAAGCTTCGACTCTATTTTAGTCGAAGGCGCAAGTTTAGACCTGAATGAACTTGAATCTCCCCTTTTCGAACAAGTTAAGCTCCACCAGCTAGCTTTTAAACATGTCGATATCAGTGCTAACAAATGGTCGGCTCGTGGCGTGAATATGCAGATAGAAAACCCAGTGTGGCACAGCTATCAACACGGGCTACCTTATGGCGATATCCAGCTATCTGTTGAACAACTTTACATGCAAGGAGAGGCTCTCGATAACGTGCTCGTCGATATGCGTTACCAAGCCGCCAACAGCACAATATTTGGCAGTTCTTTTAATTGGCGCGGAGCGAATATTTCCGGACAAGCAGAGCAGTACCCGCAAGGTTGGTCTTTAATTAACGTCACCATCGACCAACTGAAGCTGCCACTTTCGAGCCAGATAGAAACGCTTTCAACCACATTTCGTAACCTCAACCTGCCGATCTACCACATCAACAGCTTAGACATTCTTAATAGTTCATTTAACTATCGCCATTGGCGCTTTGAACACCTTGATGCCTCACTAGAGGATCTCGACCTAACCCAGCCAGTGTGGCAACAACAGTCTGGTTATGCGTCATTTAACGCCGAAAACATTGGCAACGGAGAGCTACAGCTTTTCTCTCCAAGAGCAAAGCTCGCATTCGCTTCCAACCAGATCAGGATTGAGGAGTTTGACGCAGACTTCAAACAGGGACGAGTGCAGCTACAAGGCACAGTTTCACCACAAACTATCTCACTGTCGCAACTCAAGCTGGCAGGGATTAAGTGGTTAGAACAAACCGAGCAGCTAATACCTAATCTCAAAAAGGCCACAGCGGCAGTAAAGCATTTAGCAATTGATCAACTTGAAGTGGAAAACTCTCAGTTTATCCAAGTTGAAAAGCAGCCATATTGGCAAGTTTCAGGTTTGAATATTGAAGGCTCTGACCTGACGCTGATTGATCAAGACAAACACGGCCTGCTAGAAGGCAAGCTAGAGATAAGCGCCAATGCCGCTAGTATAGATAAGCTACTCACCACTCAGGCTCATTTGACTGCGCATGCCAGTAACAACAAACTCACCTTAGATCGCGCCTTCATTCCGCTAGAACAAGGTTACATTGAAGCTAATGGTATTTGGGACAGAAGCACATTGAGTGCCCCTTGGCAGCTGACACTTCATGCCGATGGCCTACCCTTAGAACATTATTTGCTACAACAAACACTGCCATTTTCTCTCACCGGGCTGGCAGAAGTAGAGGTTGAAGTTAAAGGTCTATCGGGTGACTACTCAATGCTATCACATAGCTTGTCTGGAAAAATAACGACCTATTTGCACCAAACCATACTAGAAGCGAAAAGTGTCGATGGCGAGCAAGAATATCGTCACCCATTAGACTTGGGAGCCATAGAAATGATTGCCGATCGAGGAAGAATCTCTGTGAGTAGCTCAACTAACCACTCACAGGTTGCTGGTGAAATGGATTTGACCAAACCTCAGTTTGCGACCTTGCTGTTTAAGTCGCAACAAGAATGTTTAGAGCTTTGGTCAGATATCCTCAATGGTGCCAACGTGATTAAGCAGACTTGCCAGGCCGATAAGCCTAAACCTGAATCGGCCGCACAAGAAGCGAACGCTTACACCGACGCTGAAGAGTCATCACCAAGCACAGACTTATAG
- the pckA gene encoding phosphoenolpyruvate carboxykinase (ATP), whose protein sequence is MTVMEHTKAATIDLTKHGLQNVKEVIRNPSYEMLFEEETRADLEGYEKGVVTELGAVAVDTGIFTGRSPKDKYIVKDATTEEHMWWTSDAVKNDNKPIDQAVWNDLKQLVTNQLSGKRVFVIDGYCGANPDTRLSIRVITEVAWQAHFVKNMFIRPSEKELATFEPDFVVMNGAKCTNQKWEEHGLNSENFTVFNLTERMQLIGGTWYGGEMKKGMFAMMNYFLPLKDIASMHCSANKCKENGDVAVFFGLSGTGKTTLSTDPKRELIGDDEHGWDDDGIFNFEGGCYAKTIKLSKEAEPDIYNAIRRDALLENVTVRSDGSIDFDDGSKTENTRVSYPIEHIENIVKPVSKAGHANKVIFLSADAFGVLPPVSKLTPEQTKYHFLSGFTAKLAGTERGITEPTPTFSACFGAAFLTLHPTKYAEVLVKRMEAAGAEAYLVNTGWNGSGKRISIQDTRGIIDAILDGSIENAETKHIPIFNLEVPTALHDVDPAILDPRDTYTDPLQWESKAKDLAERFINNFDKYTDNDEGKSLVAAGPQLD, encoded by the coding sequence TTGTTCGAAGAAGAAACTCGCGCGGATCTGGAAGGCTATGAAAAAGGCGTGGTCACCGAGCTAGGCGCAGTCGCTGTAGATACCGGTATTTTTACTGGACGCTCACCAAAAGATAAGTACATCGTAAAAGACGCGACCACAGAAGAGCACATGTGGTGGACATCAGATGCGGTGAAAAATGACAACAAGCCGATTGATCAAGCGGTATGGAATGATCTTAAACAGCTCGTCACAAATCAGCTATCTGGAAAACGTGTTTTCGTCATTGATGGCTACTGTGGTGCCAACCCGGACACTCGTTTAAGCATTCGAGTCATCACTGAAGTAGCGTGGCAAGCGCACTTCGTGAAAAACATGTTCATCCGCCCATCGGAAAAAGAGCTAGCCACCTTCGAACCGGATTTCGTGGTAATGAACGGTGCTAAGTGTACTAACCAGAAATGGGAAGAGCACGGCCTCAACTCTGAAAACTTCACGGTATTTAACCTAACTGAACGCATGCAGCTTATTGGCGGTACTTGGTACGGCGGTGAGATGAAGAAAGGTATGTTCGCAATGATGAACTACTTCCTTCCTCTTAAAGATATTGCTTCTATGCACTGTAGCGCCAACAAGTGTAAAGAAAATGGCGATGTTGCCGTGTTCTTTGGCCTGTCTGGTACAGGTAAAACCACGCTATCTACCGATCCTAAACGCGAGTTAATCGGCGATGATGAGCACGGCTGGGATGACGACGGTATCTTCAACTTCGAAGGCGGTTGTTACGCTAAGACTATCAAGCTATCTAAAGAAGCTGAGCCAGACATCTACAACGCGATTCGCCGCGACGCACTACTAGAAAACGTCACTGTACGTAGCGACGGCTCTATCGACTTCGATGACGGTTCTAAAACCGAAAACACCCGTGTTTCTTACCCAATCGAACACATTGAGAATATCGTTAAGCCAGTGTCGAAAGCGGGCCATGCAAACAAGGTCATCTTCCTATCTGCTGATGCGTTTGGCGTTCTACCGCCAGTGTCTAAGCTGACTCCAGAGCAAACTAAGTACCACTTCCTATCTGGCTTTACCGCCAAACTAGCGGGTACAGAGCGCGGCATTACTGAACCGACGCCAACTTTCTCAGCCTGTTTTGGTGCTGCGTTCCTAACACTACACCCAACAAAATATGCGGAAGTACTGGTTAAGCGTATGGAAGCAGCGGGGGCTGAAGCTTACCTAGTCAATACAGGCTGGAATGGCAGCGGTAAACGTATCTCAATTCAAGATACTCGCGGCATCATTGATGCAATTCTAGATGGCTCAATTGAGAATGCGGAAACCAAGCATATTCCAATCTTTAACCTAGAAGTGCCAACGGCATTGCATGACGTTGATCCTGCAATCCTAGATCCTCGTGATACTTACACTGACCCACTACAATGGGAAAGCAAAGCGAAAGATCTAGCTGAGCGCTTCATCAACAACTTTGATAAGTACACTGACAATGACGAAGGTAAATCGCTGGTTGCGGCTGGACCTCAGCTAGATTAG